GGCGTGGTAGGTCAGGGTGGCGTCAATCGGTTGTTCAGCGGCTTTTGTGGCCGAATGGAAACACCGCAACGGCAGGTCCGGATGCCGGTGATGCGCGTCGACCAACTGTTCGACCAGCCCCGGATTGGTGGTGTAGGCCAGCAAAAAGTCGCCGTTGGAAGGGGTTCGCTCAATGGCGTCCCGGCGCAGCAGGGGAGGAACCACCCGCAGCCGGCTGCGGGGCACTTCGGCTTGTTCGTCGAACGACAAGGCCAGCAGTTCCCGGGCACCCCAGGCCGTTAGGGTTGAGGTAAACTTAAACAGCAACTGATCGATGACCTGCCCGGCCGGAAAGACAAAATTGGGGTGAAACGCCAGGTATTGGTGGGCGATGCAAATCATGGGCACCGCCGGGCGGTAAAAACCGTAGGTCAGCCCGCCCAGTAACTCGTAAAAATTAACGACCAGGTCCGGTTTGAGCGCGTCGATGGCATCCCGAATCTGACGCAGGCTGCGCCGGTAAGTACGGATGTGCCGGAGGGCTTGCCAGGCGGTTTTTGACGGCTGGAGGGCGTGGGTTTGCGTATGGTAGACCAGCCCGGGACTGAGCAGAGGGGTAACCGGGGCCGGAAACTGATCGGTGAAAAAGGCCGGAGCCGGTCGGTTTCGGGTGACGCCCACCAGCGCTCCCACCACTTCGTGGCCAGCCGATCTGACCAATTCGGCTAACGAAAGCGCCTGGGTCAGATGACCACGGCCTTCTCCCTGTACCAGAAACAAAATGCGCATAAGCGAATTAATGGACGGTTTCAGGTACGAAGCTAGCTTCTGAACATTACATGAATTTTACGGCCAAATGACCAAACCGCTCAAATTCAACGGCTTTTTAAACGTTTCTTAACACTTTCTTAACAATCTCTTTTTTCGGATACCGACGCAAACCCGTTACCTTGCCAGCTCCTATTTTTTCGTCAGTTGCAGTCGTTATCATCATCTTTTTCCCGGCATGATTTTGGGCCGGATTTCGTCTGGGGAACCGCCACGGCGGCCTATCAGGTAGAAGGGGCGCACCAGACCGACGGGCGTGGACCTTCCATCTGGGATACCTTTACACACGACCGGCGCTGGGGGCGTTTTCGGGATCACGGCGATGTGGCCTGCGAGTTTTACCACCGCTACGAATCCGACCTGGCCTTAATGAAAAGTATGGGTTTCAAAGCGTTCCGGTTTTCGCTGTCGTGGTCCCGGATTATGCCGGACGGTACGGGGCGGGTCAACGAAGCGGGGCTGGCGTTTTACGACCGGCTGATTGACACCTGTCTGCGGCTGGGCATCGAGCCCTGGGTGACGCTTTACCACTGGGATTTGCCGCAGGCGCTCGAAGCCAAGGGCGGCTGGACCAACCGGACCGTTCTCCGCTGGTTTTCCGAGTATGTTGAGTGCTGCACCAAAGCCTTTGGGCATAAGGTGAAAAACTGGATGGTGCTGAACGAGCCGCTGGTGTTTACGGCAGCCGGTTATTTTGCCGGGATTCACGCGCCGGGCCGCCGGGGTTTGTGGAATTTTCTGCCGGCGGTTCACCACGTCGTGATCTGCCAGGGCGAAGGGGGGCGAATCATTCGCCGGAATGTTCCCAACGCCCGCATTGGTACCACTCTTTTCTGCGCCCCGGTAGAACCCTACACGCCCAACATCCGGGATGTGCGAACCGCCGACCGGATCAACGCCCTGGGCAACCGGCTTTTCATCGAACCCAGCCTTGGCCTGGGCTACCCGGTGCAGGACGCCCCGTTGCTGAAGCAAATCCTGACCAAGTACGCCAAACTGGGGGACTTGCAGCGGGCGGTTTTTGATTTCGATTTCATCGGGTTGCAAAATTACTTCCGGCTGGTGGTGCGCCACGACTGGTTTACTCCTTACGTCTGGGCGCGGGAAGTAAAGCCCCGGCAGCGACGCGTATCCGAAGTTACGGCGATGGACTGGGAGGTGTATCCGGAAGGAATTTATCAGATCATCCGGCAGTTTGCTCAGTACGAAAAGGTGAAGGAAATCATCATTACCGAAAACGGAGCGGCTTTTCCGGATCGGCTCGTCAACGGCCAGGTGGACGATCCGCAGCGGGTAACATTCTACCAGAATTACCTCCGCCAGGTTTTGCGGGCCAAACAGGAAGGACTGAAGATCGGGGGGTACTTTGCCTGGTCACTGATGGATAATTTCGAATGGGCGGAAGGCTACCGACCCCGTTTTGGGCTCATCTACGTCGATTACCCCACGCAGCAGCGCATCATCAAACAATCGGGACATTGGTTTCGGCAATTCCTCACTAGTTGACAAATTGTTGCCGGTTTAAGGGGCCAGCTCCTTCCGTTAAGGTACTTTTTGCGAAAATTTGAAAAATAGTTTGGGGAAAACGGTGATTTCTGGTGCTCACCTGTCTCTATAGTTGTGAAGGCAGTAGCCTCTCATCATAGGTTGGTTGAGCACAGGCTCCGGCGCTTGCCGGAGTTTTGTGTTTTTAAGGGGCCGTTCGAAATGTAATGAAAACCCGCTGCGGTCGTCTATGCCTGAAAGCAAACTTACTCCCTGGACTCATGAAAATAGCGCAGTTGTTAACGGTTTTGGTTTTTGTCTTAACAGTCGCAGCAGGTCTGGCACAGCCACTGACGGGCTATCAGATCAACGGGCACGTTCGGGGCTTGTCCGACCAAGCGAAAATTTACCTGATCGACGGTGGAAAGGGTAAGGTCCTGGATTCGGCGGTGGTACGGCACGAACGGTTTGCCTTTAGCGGGACTGTGCCGGAGCCGGTTTTTGTTTATCTGTATGCTGGAAAAGGCCCTGTAAGCCTGAAACTGACCGATATTCTCTTGGACAACCGGACGCTGGCGGTGGAGGCACCGAAACCCGTGTACGATAGTGTGGTGGTCAGCGGCTCGGACATTGACCGGCTTTGGAAGGAATGGTGGCGCAAAGATCAGCAAATTGGTTACCAGCGCATCCGAATCAAAAAGGTGTATGAGACCTTACTGGCGAAAAACGATACCGCTAACGCCCGCCCGTTGAAGCAAATCGTGGACGAGATGACCGCCCATCGGATTGATTTACTGAAAACGTACGTAAAACAGTATCATACTTCCGCCGTTGGGGCCGTGCTGCCGACCCTCTGCGCCCTGGGCAAGTACCTGACCCGGGCCGACTACCTGGAAATGTACCAGATGCTATCCGTAAACTGGCAACAATCCCGTTTCGGCCGGGAAATTCTGCAAGAAGCCGGGCGGCAAACGCCCTAATCCGCCAGCCTGGGCCCGATCAAAAACGGATCAAAACGCAAGGGATACGGCCTTGCTGGTCGAGACTGAGGGTCAATCGGTTAGACTGTCAGGCAACCGAGTAAAGTAGCTGTAATGAAAACAAGATACATTAAATGTAACCAATGATTGATTAGTTGTAAACATGGCATTGTTATTGCCCTTTCGTGAACCTATGGCTACTCTTGCCGCCTGTCAGCGGTTAATTGAACAAGCGTAGCAAGCACATACATGACGCGAAAAGGTCTGGTATTAATATGGTTGGGGGTGCTGCTGTCAGCGGTACTAGCGTTATTCTGGTACAGCGACTGGATCTACCAGTTGCCGACGCCCGTACCCGAAAATTACAAACCGGTGAAAACCGGAACCGTTATTGCCCTGGAAAACCGACCGGATATACCGCCGACTCAACCGGTTCTCCTGCATTTCTTTAACCCGGACTGTCCCTGTTCGCGGTTTAACAAGCCTCATTTCCTGTCCCTGGTGCGGCAGTTTGGTCAGCAGGTAGCTTTTGTCGTGGTCGTTATGAGTACAAAAAGTTACTCGGTGCGGCAGATCCAGGAAAAAATCGGGTTGGACATACCGGTATTATTCGATGCGTCCCTTGCCACGGCGTGCGGGGTGTACTCGACGCCCCAGGCCGCGCTGCTGGACGCTCACCACCGCTTGTACTACCGGGGAAACTACAACCGCAGCCGCTACTGTACCGACGAAAAGACCAGCTACGCCCGAATTGCGCTGACCGAATTACTGCAGAAAAAAGCCCGGGTGAACCTTGATCCGCTGGCCCTGACGGCCTACGGCTGCGGTGTCACGTATTGCACAAACGACTCTCTACTACCAAAAAAATAAACATGAAGTATCCGTCAGCCGTAGCCGGTAACCTGGCCCGCGACCTTCTTTCTGGCGTTCAGGAGCGATCCGACCGCCTGATGAATTTCTTTTTATCGGGCTATTTTCTGATCGGCCTGGTCTTCGCGGTTTTTTACGACACCTGGCTCATTGCCCTCGGGGTGGGCGGTCTCTCGCTGCTGGCGTATTACTCTGTCAAACGACTCCTGCCCGATTCGGATCTTTACCAGTATGTCTTGAGCGTCGTACTCGGCGTTTTCATGGCCCAATATATCTACCAGATGCACGGGCTTTTTGAAATGCATTTTTTTGCGTTCATTGGCAGCGCCCTGCTGATTACGTATCAGAAATGGAAGTTGCAGATTCCGATGCTGGTGGTCGTGCTGGTGCATCACGCGGTGTTTGGCTATTTGCAGAACGCTGGGTTTGAGGAAATCTATTTCACCCGGCTTGACTATTTTGACCTGTCGACCTTCATTATTCACATTCTGCTGGCGGCCGTCATTTTCTTTATATGCGGGCTGTGGGCCTACATGCTCAACAAATACCACGAGTTGCAATTCCAGCAGACGATGGAAATGGTGGAGTTGCAGAAGGAAGCCCAGCTCTCGCTGGAACGCAAACGCAACGAAGAAAGCCAGAAGAAGGCCAACGAGCAACTCCGGGCGTCTAACCTGGAGCTGGAAAAAGCCCGCCAGGAAGCCGAGCAGGCCAATCAGGCCAAGAGTATTTTCCTGGCCACCATGAGCCACGAGATTCGCACGCCGATGAACGGGGTGATCGGGATGGCAACGCTGTTGCAGGAAACGGAGCTGACCGAAGAGCAGCGGATGTTCACCGAAACCATAACCACCTGCGGAGATACGCTGATCAACGTCATCAACGATATTCTTGATTTCTCAAAAATCGAATCCGGCAACTTGGAGCTGGAAAACGAGGATTTTAACCTGCGGCAGTGTATCGAAGACGTGCTGGATATCTTTGGAACCCGGGCCACCAAACTCGGCCTTGACCTGATTTACGACATTGCGGAAGACGTACCGGTGCAGATCGTGGGCGACCTGTTGCGGTTGCGGCAGGTGCTGACCAACCTGGTTGGCAACGCCATCAAGTTTACCGAACGCGGTGAGGTCTGCGTTCTGGTCAGTCTCGAACCGAATCAGCCGACGGATAAACTCCAGGTCCGGTTTGATGTAAAGGACACAGGTATTGGTATCCCGGCCGATAAAATGAGCCGGCTCTTCAAATCGTTCTCTCAGGTCGACTCGTCAACAACGCGCAAGTACGGCGGTACGGGGCTTGGTCTGGCCATCTCCCAGAAGCTGGTTCGGTTGATGGGCGGAGACATCCACGTCAGCAGCGAACCCGAAAAAGGATCAACCTTTTCGTTTACCATCAGCACCTACCCGGGCACAAAAAAACTGACTCCCTACACCAGCGGTAGCATGGCCGATCTGGAAGGGAAGCGCATCTTGGTGGTGGACGACAACGCCACGAACCTGGCCATCCTGAAACGCCAGTTCGAGTTCTGGAAGTTGCGGCCGGTGCTGGCAACCTGCGGGGAAGATGCCCTGGAACTACTGTCCGGAAATCCCGCAATCGATCTGGTTATTACCGATATGCAGATGCCGGGCATGGATGGCGTAATGTTAGCCGGGCAAATTCGGGAGAAGGTTCCCGGGCTGCCCATCATCCTGCTCAGCTCCATCGGTGAAGAATTAAGGGACGATCAGCGCCAGCTATTTGTGTCGGTGCTGACCAAGCCCATCCGGCAGCATGTCCTGAGCAAGCACCTGCAGGACGCGCTTCAGAAGACCCGGCTGATGCCCCGCGAGTCGGCAGCCCAGAAAAAACTGTCGGTTGAATTCAGTGCAAAATACCCCTTTGTTCTGCTGGTGGCCGAGGATAATCTGATGAACCAGCACGTCATTATGCATATCCTGCGGAAGCTGGGGTATCAGCCTGACATGGTCAATAATGGACAGGAAGCCCTGAAGGCTGTCCTTCAGAAAGAGTACGAACTGATCCTGATGGATATGCAGATGCCGGTTATGGACGGTCTGGAAGCCACCCAGCATATTCGGCAACACCTCGACAAACAGCCGGTCATCGTTGCCCTGACAGCCAACACCATGGAGGGCAACGAGCAGGAATGTCTGGATGCCGGTATGGACGATTTTCTCAGTAAGCCCGTCAAACTGGAAGAACTGATGACGAAGCTGGAGAAGTGGTATCAGCAACCGACCGAAGCGAAGCTGTGAGGGCTTTTTTTCAGGTAAGCCCCCTCTTCGACGATCAGAATTTTTACCAGCGGAACGAGCTGGCCGTTGAGATCCGGTACGTGCTGAATGGGCCGGGATACAATGCCGTTCTGCATTAACCAGTTATCAATGCCGGTGTTTTCCGAATAGTTTTTAATGTACGCGTACCCGTCAGGGCAGGGAGCATCCGTCAGGTTGATGCTGACCCGGCAGTAGGGGAAGTTAAGCGCTTTATCCATGAGTTGAACCGTAAGCCGGCCATTCTTGTAATTCCCCAATTTAACGACTACGTCGGTGCCTTCGTGGGTGTAAATCGCGCTCGTCATGGATGTTCGCTTTTGAGTGAATGAATAGGATTCGTGATAACCTGCTGTTCTGACGGAGCAACTGGAGTCAGAAGAGGGAGCAACCCAGCTCGTTTTTATATTGCTTGTGTATGCAATTATAAATATATTTGTTTATGAAAGCAAGTTTTATGGAATAAATTCTATTCGTTTTTTCAGGACGCACCGCACCCTTTACGGAAGGGATCGATTGGAAGAGGTGGGCGCGCAAAGCAAACGCAGCATTCCCGCTTTGGTTACGCTGCCATTGGCGTCCTTAACTGAATAAAATCGTTAACGCAATCATAACAAACGTGAGGATGACCAGCCAATCCGGGCGGGCGGGTTGGGGGCTTTTTCGCGACGGTTTTCCAGACTGGTTATAGAAAGTGGCAAACCGGGCCGAACGGGTATGAAAAGAGCGAAGA
This Larkinella insperata DNA region includes the following protein-coding sequences:
- a CDS encoding response regulator, with product MKYPSAVAGNLARDLLSGVQERSDRLMNFFLSGYFLIGLVFAVFYDTWLIALGVGGLSLLAYYSVKRLLPDSDLYQYVLSVVLGVFMAQYIYQMHGLFEMHFFAFIGSALLITYQKWKLQIPMLVVVLVHHAVFGYLQNAGFEEIYFTRLDYFDLSTFIIHILLAAVIFFICGLWAYMLNKYHELQFQQTMEMVELQKEAQLSLERKRNEESQKKANEQLRASNLELEKARQEAEQANQAKSIFLATMSHEIRTPMNGVIGMATLLQETELTEEQRMFTETITTCGDTLINVINDILDFSKIESGNLELENEDFNLRQCIEDVLDIFGTRATKLGLDLIYDIAEDVPVQIVGDLLRLRQVLTNLVGNAIKFTERGEVCVLVSLEPNQPTDKLQVRFDVKDTGIGIPADKMSRLFKSFSQVDSSTTRKYGGTGLGLAISQKLVRLMGGDIHVSSEPEKGSTFSFTISTYPGTKKLTPYTSGSMADLEGKRILVVDDNATNLAILKRQFEFWKLRPVLATCGEDALELLSGNPAIDLVITDMQMPGMDGVMLAGQIREKVPGLPIILLSSIGEELRDDQRQLFVSVLTKPIRQHVLSKHLQDALQKTRLMPRESAAQKKLSVEFSAKYPFVLLVAEDNLMNQHVIMHILRKLGYQPDMVNNGQEALKAVLQKEYELILMDMQMPVMDGLEATQHIRQHLDKQPVIVALTANTMEGNEQECLDAGMDDFLSKPVKLEELMTKLEKWYQQPTEAKL
- a CDS encoding DUF6436 domain-containing protein, giving the protein MTRKGLVLIWLGVLLSAVLALFWYSDWIYQLPTPVPENYKPVKTGTVIALENRPDIPPTQPVLLHFFNPDCPCSRFNKPHFLSLVRQFGQQVAFVVVVMSTKSYSVRQIQEKIGLDIPVLFDASLATACGVYSTPQAALLDAHHRLYYRGNYNRSRYCTDEKTSYARIALTELLQKKARVNLDPLALTAYGCGVTYCTNDSLLPKK
- a CDS encoding glycosyltransferase family protein, with amino-acid sequence MRILFLVQGEGRGHLTQALSLAELVRSAGHEVVGALVGVTRNRPAPAFFTDQFPAPVTPLLSPGLVYHTQTHALQPSKTAWQALRHIRTYRRSLRQIRDAIDALKPDLVVNFYELLGGLTYGFYRPAVPMICIAHQYLAFHPNFVFPAGQVIDQLLFKFTSTLTAWGARELLALSFDEQAEVPRSRLRVVPPLLRRDAIERTPSNGDFLLAYTTNPGLVEQLVDAHHRHPDLPLRCFHSATKAAEQPIDATLTYHAIDGQRFLDAMQNCRAVVTTAGFESVCEAFYLGKPVLMIPQPNHFEQACNALDGQRAGAGVAADSFDLDRLLSFVPNYNPEASERFRTWYHRGYYLFLAALNRAVNPDKQTPRQPHPTGAAENLIGG
- a CDS encoding GH1 family beta-glucosidase, with translation MQSLSSSFSRHDFGPDFVWGTATAAYQVEGAHQTDGRGPSIWDTFTHDRRWGRFRDHGDVACEFYHRYESDLALMKSMGFKAFRFSLSWSRIMPDGTGRVNEAGLAFYDRLIDTCLRLGIEPWVTLYHWDLPQALEAKGGWTNRTVLRWFSEYVECCTKAFGHKVKNWMVLNEPLVFTAAGYFAGIHAPGRRGLWNFLPAVHHVVICQGEGGRIIRRNVPNARIGTTLFCAPVEPYTPNIRDVRTADRINALGNRLFIEPSLGLGYPVQDAPLLKQILTKYAKLGDLQRAVFDFDFIGLQNYFRLVVRHDWFTPYVWAREVKPRQRRVSEVTAMDWEVYPEGIYQIIRQFAQYEKVKEIIITENGAAFPDRLVNGQVDDPQRVTFYQNYLRQVLRAKQEGLKIGGYFAWSLMDNFEWAEGYRPRFGLIYVDYPTQQRIIKQSGHWFRQFLTS
- a CDS encoding DUF4369 domain-containing protein, whose product is MKIAQLLTVLVFVLTVAAGLAQPLTGYQINGHVRGLSDQAKIYLIDGGKGKVLDSAVVRHERFAFSGTVPEPVFVYLYAGKGPVSLKLTDILLDNRTLAVEAPKPVYDSVVVSGSDIDRLWKEWWRKDQQIGYQRIRIKKVYETLLAKNDTANARPLKQIVDEMTAHRIDLLKTYVKQYHTSAVGAVLPTLCALGKYLTRADYLEMYQMLSVNWQQSRFGREILQEAGRQTP